A genomic window from Sphingomonas taxi includes:
- the mutM gene encoding bifunctional DNA-formamidopyrimidine glycosylase/DNA-(apurinic or apyrimidinic site) lyase, producing the protein MPELPEVETTVRGLTPVLAGQRLTLVEPRRADLRKAIPPDLRQRLTGATVTALGRRAKYGMIDTDRGDTLIFHLGMSGRWRVDPAERLAHDHLLIETGEGRSLALNDPRRFGFLDLVETAALAAYPPFAAMGPEPLGEEFTGAYLGEALKARAAPIKAMLLDQRIVAGLGNIYVCEALHVARIAPTRAAGQIALPRLERLAVAVREVLLAAIDAGGSTLRDYARPDGELGYFSKQFLVYGREGEPCHCGGTVKRRVDSGRSTFYCPKCQKS; encoded by the coding sequence GTGCCAGAACTCCCCGAAGTCGAAACCACCGTCCGCGGCCTCACCCCCGTGCTCGCCGGCCAGCGCCTGACCCTCGTCGAGCCGCGCCGCGCCGACCTGCGCAAGGCGATCCCGCCCGACCTGCGCCAGCGGCTTACCGGCGCCACCGTCACCGCGCTCGGCCGCCGCGCCAAATACGGCATGATCGACACCGATCGCGGCGATACGCTGATCTTCCATCTCGGCATGTCCGGCCGCTGGCGGGTCGATCCCGCCGAACGCCTCGCCCACGACCATCTGCTCATCGAGACGGGGGAGGGGCGCAGCCTCGCGCTCAACGATCCGCGCCGCTTCGGCTTCCTCGATCTCGTCGAAACCGCTGCGCTCGCCGCTTATCCCCCCTTCGCGGCGATGGGGCCGGAGCCGCTGGGGGAGGAGTTCACCGGCGCCTATCTCGGCGAGGCGCTGAAGGCGCGCGCCGCGCCGATCAAGGCGATGCTGCTCGACCAGCGCATCGTCGCCGGGCTCGGCAACATCTACGTCTGCGAGGCGCTGCACGTCGCGCGCATCGCGCCGACCCGCGCCGCTGGCCAGATCGCTTTGCCGCGACTCGAGCGGCTCGCGGTGGCGGTGCGCGAGGTGCTGCTGGCGGCGATCGACGCGGGCGGCTCGACCCTGCGCGACTATGCCCGCCCCGACGGCGAGCTCGGCTATTTCTCGAAGCAGTTCCTCGTCTACGGCCGCGAGGGCGAGCCCTGCCATTGCGGCGGCACCGTCAAACGCCGGGTGGATAGCGGCCGGTCGACCTTCTACTGCCCGAAATGCCAGAAGAGTTGA
- the rpsT gene encoding 30S ribosomal protein S20 → MANTPQAKKRIRRNDRRAEINGNRIGRIRTFIKKVEAALASGDKAAADTALAAVQPELQRGVAKGVLHKNTASRKFSRLTKAVGTLA, encoded by the coding sequence ATGGCGAATACGCCGCAAGCCAAGAAGCGCATCCGTCGCAACGATCGCCGCGCCGAAATCAACGGTAACCGCATCGGCCGCATCCGTACCTTCATCAAGAAGGTCGAAGCGGCACTGGCGTCGGGCGACAAGGCTGCGGCGGACACGGCCCTCGCAGCGGTGCAGCCCGAGCTGCAGCGTGGCGTCGCCAAGGGCGTCCTCCACAAGAACACCGCGAGCCGCAAGTTCTCGCGCCTGACCAAGGCGGTCGGCACGCTCGCCTAA
- the dnaA gene encoding chromosomal replication initiator protein DnaA → MNDRQAAAVTETEAQRAWARVRCNLRESAGARLFEQWLKPMELIEDGDPESIRLGLPSAFMTNWVRNHYADRLLLEFRALLPDVRGVSIETRIAAPVAIKLVAEPPAPVAAVAPAPAPAPLAVAAPLRPAADRPPLDPRFTFDRFVVDAANRVAFNAARMLAEPGVPRFSPLFLHSGTGQGKTHLMHAIGHAFLAAHPDATVLCMSAERFMFDFVAAMRARDTHSFKQRLRGADLLLIDDLQFIAGKDATQEEFFHTVNEIMSAGKRLVISADRCPTALDGVEARIVSRMSVGLVADIKAPDLTLRRTILDRKLADLPEAKVPNEVLDLLAARIHANIRELEGALNRVVAYAQLTGDSIDLDFAVATLGDVLRGAQRRVTIDEIQKLVSQHFELKPLDLVSARRSRAVARPRQIAMYLAKRLTTRSLPEIGRKFGGRDHSTVIHAVRKIEELRDQDRDIDAAVRTLMRELEA, encoded by the coding sequence TTGAACGATCGACAGGCAGCGGCAGTGACGGAGACTGAGGCGCAGCGCGCCTGGGCTCGCGTCCGCTGCAACCTGCGCGAATCCGCCGGCGCGCGGCTCTTCGAGCAATGGCTGAAGCCGATGGAGCTGATCGAGGACGGCGACCCCGAATCGATCCGCCTCGGCCTGCCGTCGGCGTTCATGACCAACTGGGTCCGCAACCATTATGCCGACCGGCTGCTGCTCGAATTCCGCGCGCTGCTGCCCGACGTGCGCGGCGTGTCGATCGAGACGCGCATCGCCGCGCCGGTCGCGATCAAGCTGGTCGCCGAACCGCCCGCGCCGGTCGCCGCCGTCGCGCCGGCGCCTGCCCCGGCGCCGCTGGCGGTGGCCGCGCCGCTCCGTCCGGCTGCCGATCGCCCGCCGCTCGATCCGCGCTTCACCTTCGACCGCTTCGTCGTCGATGCCGCCAATCGCGTCGCGTTCAACGCCGCGCGCATGCTCGCCGAACCCGGCGTGCCGCGGTTCAGCCCGCTGTTCCTCCATTCGGGGACGGGGCAGGGCAAGACGCATCTGATGCACGCGATCGGCCACGCCTTCCTCGCCGCGCATCCCGACGCGACCGTGCTGTGCATGTCGGCCGAGCGTTTCATGTTCGACTTCGTCGCGGCGATGCGCGCCCGCGACACGCACAGCTTCAAGCAGCGCCTGCGCGGCGCCGACCTGCTGCTGATCGACGACCTCCAGTTCATCGCCGGCAAGGACGCGACGCAGGAGGAATTCTTCCACACGGTCAACGAGATCATGAGCGCCGGCAAGCGCCTCGTCATCTCCGCCGATCGCTGCCCGACGGCGCTCGACGGCGTCGAAGCGCGGATCGTCAGCCGCATGTCGGTCGGCCTCGTCGCCGACATCAAGGCGCCCGACCTGACGTTGCGCCGCACTATACTGGACAGGAAACTCGCAGACCTGCCCGAGGCGAAGGTCCCCAACGAGGTGCTCGACCTGCTCGCGGCGCGCATCCACGCCAACATCCGCGAGCTGGAAGGCGCGCTCAATCGCGTCGTCGCCTATGCGCAGCTCACCGGCGACAGCATCGACCTCGATTTCGCGGTGGCGACGCTCGGCGACGTGCTGCGCGGCGCGCAGCGCCGGGTGACGATCGACGAGATCCAAAAGCTGGTCAGCCAGCATTTCGAGCTGAAGCCGCTCGACCTCGTCTCCGCGCGCCGCAGCCGCGCGGTGGCGCGTCCGCGCCAGATCGCCATGTATCTCGCCAAGCGCCTGACGACGCGCTCGCTGCCCGAGATCGGCCGGAAATTCGGCGGTCGCGACCATTCGACGGTGATCCACGCGGTCCGCAAGATCGAGGAACTCCGCGACCAGGATCGCGACATCGACGCCGCCGTCCGCACGCTGATGCGCGAGCTTGAGGCGTAA
- the trpS gene encoding tryptophan--tRNA ligase, with protein sequence MAKRVVSGIKPTGNLHLGNYLGAVKQWVAQQDAIQAEGGETLYFIADLHGLTEWIAPAELRANTIEMTATLVAAGIDPDRSILFNQARVPAHSEMAWLLNNVARVGWLNRMTQFKDKAGKNREGASVGLYDYPVLMAADVLLYNTTHVPVGEDQKQHLELARDIATKFNGDYATELFTLPEPLVSAAAPRIMSLRDASAKMSKSNPSEQSVVKLIDSDEVIADKFRKAKTDPDVLPATVEELAERPEARNLLTIFAALADRTPGDVLADYAGKGFGAFKPDLADLAVAKLGPIRDEMVRLLDDRGAIDAILEKGADKARTLAVPVLRRAQEAMGLML encoded by the coding sequence ATGGCAAAGCGCGTCGTTTCCGGGATCAAGCCCACCGGCAATCTCCACCTCGGCAATTATCTCGGCGCGGTGAAGCAATGGGTCGCGCAGCAGGATGCGATCCAGGCGGAGGGCGGCGAGACGCTCTACTTCATCGCCGACCTGCACGGGCTGACGGAGTGGATCGCGCCCGCCGAGCTGCGTGCCAATACGATCGAGATGACCGCGACGCTGGTGGCGGCGGGGATCGATCCCGACCGCTCGATCCTGTTCAACCAAGCGCGCGTGCCCGCGCATAGCGAGATGGCGTGGCTGCTCAACAACGTCGCGCGGGTCGGCTGGCTCAACCGCATGACGCAGTTCAAGGACAAGGCGGGCAAGAACCGCGAGGGCGCGAGCGTCGGCCTATACGATTATCCGGTGCTGATGGCGGCGGACGTGCTGCTCTACAATACGACGCACGTGCCCGTCGGCGAGGACCAGAAGCAGCATCTCGAACTGGCGCGCGACATCGCGACCAAGTTCAACGGCGATTATGCCACCGAGCTGTTCACCCTGCCCGAGCCCTTGGTCAGCGCCGCGGCGCCGCGGATCATGTCGCTCCGCGATGCGTCGGCGAAGATGTCCAAGTCCAATCCGTCCGAACAGTCGGTGGTCAAGCTGATCGATTCGGACGAGGTGATCGCCGACAAGTTCCGCAAGGCGAAGACCGATCCCGACGTGCTGCCGGCGACCGTCGAGGAACTGGCAGAGCGGCCCGAGGCGCGCAACCTGCTGACGATCTTCGCGGCGCTGGCCGACCGGACGCCGGGCGACGTGCTGGCGGATTATGCAGGCAAGGGGTTCGGCGCGTTCAAGCCCGACCTCGCCGATCTCGCGGTGGCGAAGCTCGGCCCGATCCGCGACGAGATGGTGCGGCTGCTCGACGACCGCGGCGCGATCGACGCGATCCTCGAGAAGGGCGCGGACAAGGCGCGGACACTGGCGGTGCCGGTGCTGCGCCGCGCGCAGGAGGCGATGGGGCTGATGCTTTAG
- the murJ gene encoding murein biosynthesis integral membrane protein MurJ yields the protein MNLTKALGSVGGLTLASRVLGLVRDALFARFVGAGFASDAFLIAFRLPNMFRALFAEGAFSAAFIPMFNRKVAEAGGDGLPTGVRFAEDALSVLLPILIGMTVLIEIAAWPVTWLLTWGFNDASHDQFAYVVQLCRLTFPYLLLISLVSLLGGILNSLHRFWVAAAAPILLNLTLIVALLVFHSDLPLVTARNQAIAVTISGALQLAWLYFACRKAGVHLRVKAPRLGPDVKKLLSLIWPAAAGAGAVQINLVVSTALAASLLSHGSVTYIYMADRLNQLPLGLVGIGLGTVLLPTISRQLGKGDEAAAMTTQNRGMELALFLTLPATVALIVCGVPIVAALFQHGQFTAAAAHATAQALAAFSIGLPSYILVKVLTPGYYARSDTRTPVRYATVSMVVNLVLNLILIVPLQHMGPPLATAIASTVNVALLYNTLRKRGQFVPDAQLTRRAPRLLVAALVMGGVMFFLNDLFAPYVSGSNLARWGAMAVLVGTGTLVYALAVFATGALRPADIRQLIRSR from the coding sequence GTGAATCTGACCAAGGCGCTCGGCTCGGTGGGCGGGCTGACGCTCGCCAGCCGGGTGCTGGGGCTGGTGCGCGACGCGCTGTTCGCCCGCTTCGTCGGCGCCGGCTTCGCCTCGGACGCGTTCCTGATCGCCTTCCGCCTGCCCAACATGTTCCGCGCCTTGTTCGCGGAGGGCGCCTTCTCGGCGGCGTTCATCCCGATGTTCAACCGCAAGGTAGCCGAAGCCGGGGGCGACGGGCTGCCGACCGGGGTGCGCTTCGCCGAGGACGCGCTGTCGGTGCTGCTGCCGATCCTGATCGGCATGACCGTGCTGATCGAGATCGCCGCCTGGCCGGTGACGTGGCTGCTCACCTGGGGCTTCAACGACGCCTCGCATGACCAGTTCGCCTATGTCGTCCAGCTCTGCCGCCTGACCTTCCCCTATCTGCTGCTGATCAGCCTCGTCTCGCTGCTCGGCGGCATCCTCAATTCGCTGCACCGCTTCTGGGTGGCGGCGGCGGCGCCGATCCTGCTCAACCTGACGCTGATCGTCGCGCTGCTCGTCTTCCACAGCGACCTGCCGCTGGTCACCGCGCGCAACCAGGCGATCGCGGTGACGATCTCGGGCGCGTTGCAGCTCGCCTGGCTGTACTTCGCCTGCCGCAAGGCGGGGGTGCATCTGCGCGTCAAGGCGCCGCGGCTCGGGCCGGACGTGAAAAAGCTGCTGTCGCTGATCTGGCCCGCCGCGGCGGGCGCCGGCGCGGTGCAGATCAATCTCGTCGTCTCGACGGCGCTCGCCGCCTCGCTGCTCAGCCACGGCTCGGTGACCTATATCTACATGGCCGACCGGCTGAACCAATTGCCGCTCGGGCTGGTCGGGATCGGCCTCGGCACGGTGCTGCTGCCGACGATCTCGCGCCAGCTCGGCAAGGGCGACGAGGCGGCGGCGATGACGACGCAGAACCGCGGCATGGAGCTGGCGCTGTTCCTGACGCTGCCGGCGACGGTCGCGCTGATCGTCTGCGGCGTGCCGATCGTCGCGGCGCTGTTCCAGCATGGCCAGTTCACCGCCGCGGCGGCGCATGCCACCGCACAGGCGCTCGCCGCCTTCTCGATCGGGCTGCCGTCCTACATCCTCGTCAAGGTGCTGACGCCGGGCTATTATGCGCGGTCGGACACGCGGACGCCGGTGCGCTATGCGACGGTGTCGATGGTGGTCAATCTGGTGCTCAACCTGATCCTGATCGTGCCGCTCCAGCATATGGGGCCGCCGCTCGCCACCGCGATCGCGAGTACGGTCAACGTCGCCTTGCTCTATAATACATTGCGCAAGCGCGGGCAGTTCGTGCCCGACGCGCAATTGACGCGGCGGGCGCCGCGGCTGCTGGTCGCGGCATTGGTGATGGGCGGGGTGATGTTCTTCCTCAACGACCTGTTCGCGCCCTATGTGTCGGGGAGCAACCTGGCGCGCTGGGGCGCGATGGCGGTGCTGGTCGGGACCGGCACCTTGGTCTATGCGCTCGCCGTGTTCGCGACCGGCGCGCTGCGCCCCGCGGACATTCGTCAGCTCATCCGTTCCAGATAA
- the secB gene encoding protein-export chaperone SecB, which yields MADQDNGTSIDTQSALNGADTAPAAGLISQYVKDLSFENPNAPGIFQNANPPAIDVQFNIGTAQVGEEVHEVLLKIDVKAEVEGQTAFIVDLTYAGLFGLRNVPADAVQPFLLGEAPRLLFPFARRVLADCVRDGGFPPLLLEPIDFAQLYLQQAEQNGAFSVGDVGHA from the coding sequence ATGGCCGACCAGGACAACGGCACTTCGATCGATACGCAGTCGGCGCTCAACGGCGCGGACACCGCCCCCGCCGCCGGCCTGATCTCGCAATACGTCAAGGATCTCTCGTTCGAGAACCCCAATGCGCCGGGCATCTTTCAGAACGCCAATCCGCCGGCGATCGACGTGCAGTTCAACATCGGCACCGCCCAGGTCGGCGAAGAGGTGCATGAGGTGCTGCTGAAGATCGACGTCAAGGCCGAGGTCGAGGGCCAGACCGCGTTCATCGTCGACCTGACCTATGCCGGCCTGTTCGGCCTGCGCAACGTGCCCGCCGATGCGGTGCAGCCGTTCCTGCTCGGCGAAGCGCCGCGGCTGCTCTTCCCCTTCGCGCGCCGCGTGCTCGCCGATTGCGTGCGCGACGGCGGCTTCCCGCCGCTGCTGCTGGAGCCGATCGACTTCGCGCAGCTCTATCTGCAGCAGGCGGAGCAGAACGGCGCCTTCTCGGTCGGCGACGTCGGCCACGCCTGA
- a CDS encoding Tim44/TimA family putative adaptor protein: MFYVVLLAMVAAFLALRLYSVLGKRTGHEQQPLPRAADDRPAAVALAPRPIDATAESREPVNRNIEPRAEAGLRAIIAGEQGFDVNQFLSGAQSAYRMTLEAYWAGDEATLATLAEPDVAHAFGEAIAARREAGETLENRLVSIERAVIADASLDGREARITVRFDADIAAVTRDAEGHVIAGSLTDAVETHDVWTFARTLKSRDPNWKLADTDEE, translated from the coding sequence GTGTTTTACGTAGTTTTACTCGCGATGGTGGCGGCGTTCCTGGCGCTGCGCCTGTACAGCGTGCTCGGCAAACGCACCGGCCACGAACAGCAGCCGCTGCCACGTGCCGCCGACGATCGCCCCGCAGCGGTCGCCTTGGCGCCGCGCCCGATCGATGCCACCGCCGAATCGCGCGAGCCGGTCAACCGCAACATCGAACCGCGTGCCGAAGCTGGCCTGCGGGCGATCATCGCCGGTGAGCAGGGCTTCGACGTCAACCAGTTCCTGTCCGGCGCGCAATCCGCCTATCGCATGACGCTGGAAGCCTATTGGGCAGGCGACGAGGCGACGCTGGCGACCCTCGCCGAGCCCGACGTCGCCCATGCCTTCGGCGAAGCGATCGCCGCCCGCCGCGAGGCCGGCGAGACGCTGGAGAACCGTCTGGTCTCGATCGAGCGCGCGGTGATCGCCGATGCGTCGCTCGATGGTCGCGAGGCACGCATCACCGTCCGCTTCGATGCCGATATCGCTGCGGTGACCCGCGACGCCGAGGGCCATGTCATCGCCGGCTCGCTGACCGACGCGGTCGAAACGCACGACGTCTGGACCTTCGCCCGCACGCTGAAGAGCCGCGACCCCAATTGGAAGCTGGCGGACACCGACGAGGAATAG
- the mltA gene encoding murein transglycosylase A, whose protein sequence is MTGNRVIASIALALALSACGGRVVPLDTGAAPPRQPGRQPVSQQSRPTTRPGSPGQQIASGRSFDGRIQGATPLLAAPVVANPGATTAATAGIVPGPSLATLPITEAQAEAARQAFLTSCPGLTRRTDASGLTRGTDWQPACAAAGGVPRGGARAFFASYFEAVQVGDGKAFATGYYEPEIAASRERRAGYTVPIYARPNDLIDVDLGKFSDALKGKKIRGRVQGSNLVPYYDRAAIDTGVLDGKAPVLAWGADEASVFFLQIQGSGRLRLPNGEIMRVGYDTQNGRDYTGIGALMKARGLLQPGQTSMQGIVAWLRAHPEEGRAIMAENKSFVFFRELDTPPVGAMGYVVNGGISAAADVKYVPLGAPVFLSMDRQDASGLWVAQDTGGAIKGANRFDTFWGAGAVAEATAGGMAARGTAFLLLPVGTLARTQPQRYIPDPSIYGTAAGAPAQP, encoded by the coding sequence ATGACCGGTAATCGCGTAATCGCCAGCATCGCGCTGGCTCTGGCTCTCAGCGCCTGCGGCGGCCGCGTCGTGCCGCTCGACACCGGCGCTGCGCCGCCTCGCCAGCCCGGCCGCCAGCCGGTCAGCCAGCAGAGCCGGCCGACGACGCGCCCCGGCAGCCCCGGTCAGCAGATCGCCAGCGGCCGCAGCTTCGACGGCCGTATCCAGGGCGCGACGCCGCTGCTCGCCGCACCGGTCGTCGCCAATCCCGGCGCGACGACCGCGGCGACCGCCGGCATCGTCCCCGGCCCGAGCCTCGCGACGCTGCCGATCACCGAGGCGCAGGCCGAGGCGGCGCGACAGGCGTTCCTCACCAGTTGTCCGGGCCTGACGCGCCGTACCGACGCCTCCGGCCTCACCCGCGGCACCGATTGGCAGCCCGCCTGCGCCGCTGCCGGCGGCGTGCCGCGCGGTGGCGCGCGCGCCTTCTTCGCCAGCTATTTCGAGGCGGTGCAGGTCGGCGACGGCAAGGCCTTCGCCACCGGCTATTACGAGCCCGAGATCGCCGCGTCGCGCGAGCGCCGTGCCGGCTACACCGTGCCGATCTACGCCCGCCCCAACGACCTGATCGACGTCGATCTCGGCAAGTTCAGCGACGCGCTGAAGGGCAAGAAGATCCGCGGCCGCGTGCAGGGCAGCAACCTCGTGCCCTATTACGACCGCGCCGCGATCGACACCGGCGTGCTCGACGGCAAGGCGCCGGTGCTCGCCTGGGGCGCCGACGAGGCGTCGGTGTTCTTCCTCCAGATCCAGGGTTCGGGCCGCCTGCGCCTGCCCAACGGCGAGATCATGCGCGTCGGCTACGATACGCAGAACGGGCGCGACTATACCGGCATCGGCGCGTTGATGAAGGCGCGCGGGCTGCTCCAGCCCGGCCAGACCTCGATGCAGGGCATCGTCGCCTGGCTCCGCGCCCATCCCGAGGAGGGTCGCGCGATCATGGCGGAGAACAAGAGCTTCGTCTTCTTCCGCGAACTCGACACGCCGCCGGTCGGCGCGATGGGCTATGTCGTCAACGGCGGGATCAGCGCCGCCGCCGACGTCAAATACGTGCCGCTCGGCGCGCCGGTGTTTCTGTCGATGGACCGACAGGACGCGAGCGGCCTGTGGGTGGCGCAGGACACCGGCGGCGCGATCAAGGGCGCCAACCGCTTCGACACCTTCTGGGGCGCCGGCGCGGTGGCGGAGGCGACCGCGGGCGGCATGGCGGCGCGCGGCACCGCCTTCCTGCTGCTGCCGGTCGGCACGCTCGCGCGGACCCAGCCGCAGCGCTACATCCCCGATCCGTCGATTTATGGGACAGCGGCCGGTGCGCCAGCTCAACCCTGA